TACTTTTGTATGCAAAAGGATGCAGGGAGGGGAAATGCCCATGGCGGCGAGCTCGGCTTTGGGGCGGCACTGGGATGTGCTGGTGGTGGGCGGGGGCAATGCGGCCTTGTGCGCAGCCATTGCGGCGCGCCGGCAAGGGGCTTCTGTGCTGGTGCTGGAGGCGGCCTCCCGCTTCTATCGCGGCGGCAACACCCGCCACACCCGCAACATGCGCTGCGCCCATGACAGCGCCACCGACACCCTCACCGGCCCCTATAGCGAGGAGGAGTTCTTCGACGACCTCCTGCGCGTCACCCAGGGCCACACGGACGAGGATCTGGCGCGCTTCATGATCGCCAGGTCCAAGGACATGCTCACTTGGATCACCGAGCAGGGGGTGCGCTTCCAGCCCTCCCTCGGCGGCACGCTCTCGCTGGGGCGCACCAATTCCTTCTTCCTCGGCGGCGGCCGGGCCATGCTGAACGCCCTCTACCTCACCGCCGAGCGGCTGGGCGTGGAAGTGTCCTATGACAGCGAGGTGGTGGGCCTGACGCTGGAGGGCGGCACCTTCCGCTCTGCCCGCGTGCGCCATGCCGGCGGCACAGCCGAGGTCACCGCCCGCGCCCTGGTGGCGGCGGCCGGCGGCTTCGAGGCCAATATCGAATGGCTGAAGGAATATTGGGGCCCGCCGGCGGAAAACTTCCTCATTCGCGGCACGCCCAACAATCGCGGCACCATGCTGCGCATGCTGCTCGACCAGGGCGTGAAGGAAGTGGGCGATCCCACCCAATGCCACGCGGTGGCCATCGACGCCCGCGCGCCCAAGTTCGACGGCGGCATCATCACGCGGCTCGACTGCGTGGTGTTCGGCATCGTCGTCAACAACAAGGCCGAGCGCTTCTATGACGAGGGCGAGGATTTCTGGCCCAAGCGCTATGCCATCTGGGGCCGCCTCGTCGCCCAGCAGCCGGACCAGATCGCCTATATCGTCTTCGACGCGAAGTCGCTGACCTCCTTCATGCCCTCCCTCTATCCCCCCATCAGCGCCCCGACGCTGGAGGAATTGGCGGGCAAGCTGAATCTCGACCCGGCCAAATTCGCCGCCACCGTGAAGGGCTTCAACGGCGCCATCGTGCCCGGCGGCAGCTTCGACCACACGGTGCTGGATGATTGCCGGACGGAGGGCCTCACCCCGCCCAAGACCCATTGGGCCCGGCCCGTCGATACCGCGCCCTTCTATGCCTATCCGGTGCGGCCGGGCATCACCTTCACCTATCTGGGGGTGCGGGTGAACGAGGAAGCCCGCATGCAAATGGCCGATGGCACCAAGGCCAAGAACATGTTCGCCGCCGGCGAGATCATGGCCGGCAACGTGCTCGGCCGGGGCTATGCGGCCGGCATCGGCATGACCATCGGCTCCGTCTTCGGCCGCTGCGCCGGCACATCAGCCGCCGCCGCCGCAGCCCGCGCCTGACCCTTAAGCCCGTTTTCCGAGGAATGACCTGACATGACCGCGCACAGCACCGCGCTCCAGGAGGCCGAGCGCCTCATGACGGTCTGCAATTCCTGCCGCTATTGCGAAGGATTGTGCGCCGTCTTCCCGGCCATGGAAATGCGCCGCTCCTTTGCCGCCGGCGACCTGAATTATCTCGCCAATCTCTGCCATTCGTGCGGCGCCTGCTATTATGACTGCCAGTTCTCGCCGCCCCACGAATTCAACGTCAACGTGCCCCGCACGCTCGCCGAGGTGCGCAACGACACCTATGCCACTTATGCCTGGCCGCGCCCGCTGGCGGGCCTGTTCCGGCGCAACGGGCTTTCGGTGGCGCTGTTCGCGGCGCTGTCGGTGGCGGGCTTCCTGTTCGGCTTCATGGCGCTGAACGACCCGGCCGTGATGTTCGGAACTCAGGTGGGCCAGGGCGCCTTCTTCCGCCTCATGCCCCATGGCGCCATGGTGGGCCTGTTCGGCGCCGCCTTCCTCTATGCGATCCTCGCTCTGTTCATGGGCCTGCGCGCCTTCTGGCGGGACATGGAGGCGCGCAATCCCCTGCCCACCGACGCGCCCTCCTTGTGGCAGGCCATGAAGGATGCCGGGCGGCTGCGCTATCTGGATGGCGGCGGGGTCGGCTGCATGAATGCGGACGAGAAGCCCACCGACAACCGGCGCATCTATCACCATCTGACCTTCTACGGCTTCGCGCTCTGCTTTGCCGCCACCTCGGTCGCCACCCTCTATGCCTATCTCCTCGACCGCCACTCCCCCTATCCCTGGTGGGACCTGCCGGTGGTGCTGGGCACGCTCGGCGGCATCGGGCTGGTGATCGGCCCGGCCGGCCTGTTCCTGGCCAAGAAAGCCCGCGACCCCATGATGATGGACGAGACCCGCAAGGGCATGGACGCGGCGTTCCTCGCCATGCTCTTCCTCACCGCGCTGACCGGCCTCCTCCTGCTGGTGGCCCGCGCCACCCCGGCCATGGGCACGCTGCTGGCCATTCACCTGGGCTTCGTGTTCGGCTTCTTCCTCACCATGCCCTACGGCAAGTTCGTCCACGGCCTCTACCGCTACGCCGCCCTGGTCCGCTACGCCAAGGAGCGGCACAGGGAACTGGCGGGGCATTGAGGGAGCCCGGGCGGACCGAGCGGACTTCAGCGGCCCGCCCGCATAATTTGATTGCGTCGATATTTTAAACAACCCATGATTGCATCCCGTTGGGTCGACGCAGTCAGGGCGGGGGCTGTCGGCGGCCGCGATATGTGCCTCATCCGCCGATGGCTCACGCATCATGCCGAACGGTAGTCTCGTCCCTTTTCGCCGCCTCGCCGGCCTAACCTTGATCCCGGCCTTGATCCCGGCCTTGATCCTGGCCTTGATCCTGGCTGTGCTTCTGCCCGAGGCGCTTGCGCGGGCGCAGGACCAGGCTGCGACCGGGACGCCGCAGCAACCAGCCCCCACCTTTCCCAAGGAAGCGGCCGGTAATCCCCCGCCGCCACGGGCGACCGAACAAGGCGGCCTTGATCCCGCCAAGGTGGATCTGGCCAAGCTTCAGGAATGGCGCCGGGGCCAGGAGGCGGAGTTCGCCGCCACCAAGCTGCGCATGGATTACTTCTATTGGAACACCATGATGGGCGTCGCCATCGTCACGGTGTTCATCGTCTTCTTTTGCCTGATGCACCTTTTTGGCCGTGCGACGGGAAACTTCTCCCGCTACTTCATCGTCATCACCGCCATCGGCACCACCATCTTCCTGATGGTCATGGGCTACACCGAAGCCCAGGTCGCCCCTGCCTTCGGCCTGTTGGGCACCATCCTCGGCTACATCTTCGGCAAGCAAGCGGGGGAGAGCGAGGCGAAGGTCGCAGCGCAGGACGGCGCCCACATAGCCGCGTCGGACATGAAAGCCACCGGCAAGCAGCAGGACAAAACCGGTGCGGACGCTAAGAACGAAGGCGCGACCGAGGAGAGACATCAGACCACCGGCGAGGGTCAGGATGGCAAGGGCGCTGACCAGGCAGGGGAGAAAGCCCAATGAGCCCGCACCCGCACCTCATCGCTCTCATCGCCATGGCGGCGCTCGGCCTCGCTGCACCCGCCGCCGCTCAGACCTCTGCGTCGCAGAGCACGGCGCCTTGGGCGCTGCAGTACCTTTTGCAGGCCCCTGCTGCCTCTATCCAAGACGTAACGAGGAAATATGGGGGCGCGCTAGCCTGCCCGACCTGCATGCCGGGTGCATACGGTCCTCTCGGGACGGAAGGAGCCATACCGCAGATCCGCCCTGGCCAGTTCGATAAATTCGTTGACGAAAAGAAAAGCACACGGCCTTGGGCCCCCACGCTGATCGCCTGCGCGCCCGTCCCCCTCAAAGTCGGCCCCGGCAAGATCGGCGTCATCAATGGAAGCGACCAAACGCTCACGTTCTCAGTCAAGCTCGGAGCCAGCGACCAAATCGTGAAGCTCGCGCCAGGAGAGATCGAGACCGTCACCGTCCTGATTGGCGGGACCGCGCTGGTGGGAACATCCGATAACAGCATCCCAGCCCAAACCCTCACCGGCGGGACGGTCTATCGGCTGAAGGCGCAAGATGGAAAATGGGCCTTTGTGGCCGACTGACAGCATCGGCGGCGGCCATCCTCCGCCCCCTCCTCCGTCCTGTCCCCCCTTGGCGTGACGTGACGCCTTCCCAGGCGCCCCAATGGCGCCGCGTTTGCACGGCTGCCCCACCGCAGGCCCGCATCGAATGTCATCCCCCTGTCACACTCCCAAGGTTAGTGCGCCCCTCATCATAAGCTGCGCCCAGGCAGCGATGGGGCGCGCCCCGGCTGAGGGCGATCCTGGCACGGAGCCATGGGGAGCCACATGCCGTTCATCACCTCCTTCCACCCCGACGAGTTCGTCAGCACCCTGTTCAGCCTGACGGTCGCCTTCGCCATGGGCACCCTCATCGGGGCCGAGCGGCAATATCGCCAGCGCATGGCGGGGCTGCGCACCAATGTGCTGGTGGCCATCGGCGCCTGCCAGTTCGTGGACATGTCCATGCAGCTGGACGGCGCGTCGGGGGCGGTGCGCGTGATCGCCTATGTGGTGTCGGGCATCGGCTTCCTGGGCGCCGGCGTCATCATGAAGGACGGCGCCAATGTAAGCGGCCTCAACACCGCCGCCACCTTGTGGTGCTCGGCGGCGGTGGGCGCCTGCGCGGGGGCGGACCTGGTGGCCCAGGCGGTGGCGCTCACCTTGTTCGTGCTGGCCGGCAACACCTTGCTGCGCCCCCTGGTGCGCTGGCTGGAGCGCCGGCCCCAGAGCGAGGAGACGGAGGCCTGCTACGAGGTGATCATCCTCGGTTCATCGGCGGCGGCGGTGGATCTCCAGGCGCATGTGGCCAGAGTTCTGGAAGAGGCCTCCTTCCCCGTGGCCGACATCGAGGTGGTGGAACGGCCCAACGACATGGTGGAGCTGACCGCGCAGCTGGTCTCCTCCACCGCCAGCAAGGCCGAACTGGACACGCTCATGGGCCGCCTGCGCACGATGGAGGCGGTGTCTTCCGCCCATTGGTTCCGCAGCGCTGGCGGCGAGTGAGCCGCCTTATCCTTGCGGGGGCCTTGTCCTCGCGGGGGCCTTATCCCCGCGCGGGCTTGGCGTCCGCCGGCTTGGCGGGAAGGCTGAGGATCTCCGCCAGCGCCACCAGCGGCGGCACCAGGAAGCACCAGATGCCCACCGCCAGATAGGCGAGCGCCGCCGCTGCGCAGCCGCCGCAGAAGCTGACGAAGAACAGCCCCTGCCGCTTCAGCCGCGCCCGCACGGGGGCAAGGTCGCCGCCCGGCGGCGGACGCCAGACATGGGCCACGTCGAGCAGCACCTGCGTCATGGTGCCGGTCATCACGGTGGAGGGCGGGGCATCGGTGAGGTGGGTCCGATGCAGGGCATTCTGCAGGGCCATGGCCCCCACCAGCGTCATGCCCATCATCACCGCCGCCGGAGCGTCGGGATCGGGCAGGACGCCCACATGGATGGCCACCACCGCCGCATGGGCGAGCAGGATGAGCTTTGCCCCCATCAGGATGCGGAAATCGTCATGGCCACGGGCGAGGCTCGCATGGCTGACGAGGCGGGCGCACACCACCACCAGGCAGAAGACGGGCACCGCGATGATTTTCGCCAATGCAGGCATTTCGCCATTGGCGATGGCGGCGGCGAAGGTGACGATGTTGCCGGTCACATGGGCGGTGAACAGGCCGTGCAGCGTGACGAAGCCCGCCGCATCCACAAAGCCCGCATTGAAGCACAGAAGGCTCGGCAGGAGATATCTCAAGGGGGTGCCTCCAACGGGAATCCGGCTCCCCGTTGAATAGCCGAGCCGCGCAGCCCACGCTTGCCTAACTTTGTCGGCTTCGCCGCGCCCCCGGCATCGTTCACCGGTTTACCTGTCCGCCCCCCGCTCACCGCACCGTCGGGCACGCCGCATCCAAGGCTTCACGCGTCGTGCAATCTCACCAGAAGCCCTTGCCGACGTTGAAGCTGTAGGTCAGCGAGACGCCGGCCTCGAACTGGTTGGTGTTCTGGGTCAGGGGCGAATCGGCGGCGGAGCCCAGCAGATTCAGGTAGGTGCCGTACATGCCGGCGGTGAAACCGTTGCCCAGTTGCTTGGTCATCTGCGCCGTCACGCCCCACTGGTTGAAGCCGGCCGAGGGAGAATAGGGCCGGGTGGGGTTGAGCAGCGCCGTGGTGACGAAGGACTGGTAGGGCGTCACGCCGAAATAGGCGTCCATATAGCCGGTGCCGGCATAATAAAGGCGCGGACCCACCGCAAATCCCCAGCCGCCCGGGGCATTGTAGATGAAGTCGGCCTTCATGGAGCCGACGATGCCGGAATAGCCGCCGGCCGCATAAAGCAGTTCACCGCGCAGGCGCAGCCATTCAGCCGGGAACCATTCCGCAAACCCGCCCACCTGCACGGTGGTGCTGACATCGCCCATGCCGCGCAGCCGGTCGGAATCATCCGCATCCCGGCCCCAGTCCAGATTGGCGGCAGCGCCGACCGCGAACCGGCCAATGTCCAGCAAGGCGATGGAGGGGCTGTCATCAATGGAATGGAAGTCGTAGAGCTCGCTTTCCTTGCTCATGCTGAACAGGAAGCTGGGCACGATGCGGTAGCTGGAGCTGCCCGCATAATCGGGCTCCACGATGCCGGCGCCGCCGATGATGATGTACCAGTTCTCCTTCTGGGCCGGCTGGTCGAAGATGGTCTTCACATCTGCCGCCATGGCGCCTGAAGCGAGAAGGCCGAGGGCCACCACTGAACCAAGCGCGCGGGCACCAAGGGAAGCGAAGAACATGGAGGGGAATCCTGATAGACGTGCCACACTTTAGACACGTTAAATGCGCGCGTGGTGGCAAATATGCAACACCCCGTCGCGCATTTTGGAGGGAATAAAGTTAAGCATTCCTATCCCCCTTACCTGTGCATGCGAGAGGCAGCGACGATCAGTTATGACCGCCTGGATTCCAAGAAGAACGACGTCTCATATTTCATTCTAATCTTGACCTTGGCCATTCGAGAACCTGTTCAGGCCATTCTTTCCGTGCTACCCGCCGTGTTCATCTTGTGGTCGCCCCCCGCCGGCAGCAGCGGCGGTTGGTGCCGTCCGGATCGGGGGATGCGGTGTTCGAGCTTTTCCTTCTCTTGATCGGCGGCCCGACCTTGCGTCGCAAATGGTGGGTGGTGGCGACCATCGGCCTGCTGTGGCTTGTGGTGGGCGTGCTGCTGCTGATTGATGCGCTCTTCAACGAGGTGCGCATCCCCGCCGACTATTTCGCCATCCCGCTGGTCATCATGGCCGCCGTGTCGTTCGGTGCCGGCGTCATGAGCCGCTCGCGGATGCATCGGACCATGCGCTTCATCAAGAGCGCGGTGTGCGTTATCATCATCCTCCTGCTGGTGGACGCGCCCTGGCATTCCGACATCGTCATTGCCTTCCTCGTGGGCACCCTGCTGATCGCCGACGCCATCTGGCGCGCGGGCAGCGCCTATGTGGTGCGGTTCCCCGCCTGGCGCAGCGCGCTGGTGCTGGCGGGCCTGGAATTCCTGATGGGCCTGTGGTCCTACGTGCCCTGGCCCACCCATTGGCGGGGCGAGGTGGGCTCGGACGTGGCCCAGCTCATCATCGTCGCGGCCGTGGGCGTCACCGCCTTCGGGCTGCGGGTGCGGCGCCTGCCGCAGGGCGTGCTGCTGGCCGACATCCTGGCCCAGACCCGCGCCGACCGCGCCGGGCAGACCCATCCGCATGTGGACGTGCCGGAACTGGCGGCGCCCCAGCGCTTCGACGACACGCTCACCGTGCACGTATGGACGCCCACGGGGGGCCTTGCCCCTCTCGCCCGGGGAGTTCAGCGCTATGTGGTGGCGCAGGATGAGACGGGGGCGGCCTCCACCGGCCATGCGGCGCTCCAGCTGCCGCCGGACCTTTATATCAGCCATTATCCGGCGGTGGAGATCGAGCGTTCCCCAGACCAGTTCGCCCGCGTGCTGCGCGCCACCCGCGAGAATGACGTGCCTGGCGAGTTCAAGCCGAGCTATGAAAAGGAAAGCGCGGAATGGTGCCCCTCCACCATGCAAGTGCGCCTTGTCGGCATCAATGGCGCGGCGGTGCGGCGCTTCTGGGCGGACTACAGCACCGACAGCACCTATAACCTGACCTACCGCAACTGTTCGAGCGCCGTGGCCCGCGCGCTGGATGCCGCCATTGAGGGGCGGTACGCGGAAGAGATCCGCTCGCCCCTCTTCATCATCCGCCTGCTGAGCCTGCCGGAATTGTGGGTGGCCGGCCTCATGCACCGGCGTGCCGCCTGGATGGCCTGGACCCCGGGCATGGTGCTCGACTATGCGCGCGCCGTCTCCGGCATCCTCCAGATGGGCGGCGGACGGCGCAGCCTGCGCACCTTGCGCGCCGCCGCGCGGGCGCAGGCGGACGCTGGACACGCACCCGAAAACAAGTAAAGAATTGTCGACGCGAGCGAATCCGACATCGGACGCGTATAAAAATACCGCTACTTCTGGTGGTGAAACAATATATCCGCGACGAGAGCTTCCAGGATGCGCCAGCTTTTCATCCTTCCGGTCGCCTTAAGTCTTTTCCTTCCCGCTTTTGTTACGCATTCTTTCGCGCAGCCACAGCCGGATGTCTGCACGGGCAAGCGCTCCTGCTTCATGGCCTTCGATGGGCCCGACCGCGGCTTCTGCGAGGCCTATGTGGAAGGCAAGTCCTGCTTCATGGCCTTCAACGATTCCAATGACCGGGGCTGGTGCCAGCACCTGCGCGAGGGAAAGTCCTGCTTCATGGCGCTGAACGGCCAGGCGCGCACTGATTGCGATGCCGGCCGCATCCCGCGCGCGCATCGCCACTGGCTCAATCTGTGCCGGGGCTGGTGAGCGCCCCGCTGGCGCTCCCCATCGCGCCCCTTGGGGCGATCGACGATCCAAAGACATGAGACGGCCCGCCGGCTTCGTCGGCGCGGTGATCCAGAGGGGGACGGGCGGATGTGTGTCGCGTGTGACTGGGCACCCCATTTCGAGCGCTTCGGCCTTGCCGTGGCAAAGGCATCCGGCCCGAGCCGCCGCAGCGTGCTGCGCGCCGGCGCCGCCATGGGAGCGGCGGCCGCCGCCGGCTCCCTGTTCCGGGCGAGCGAAGTGCTGGCGCAGGAGGCGTCCGGCCCGGCCGACTTCGTCTTCCATAACGGCCCCATCCACACGGTCGCCGGCCCCACCGGGGTCGAGGCGGTGGCAGTGACCGGCAAGACCATCGTCCATGTGGGCGACAAGGCCGGGGCGCTGAAGCTCGCCGGCCCGAAAACGCAGGTGATCGACCTGAACGGCCGCCTGCTCCTGCCCGGCTTCGTGGAGGGCCACACCCACCCCTTCCTCGGCGCCTTCTTGACCTCGGGCGTCGACCTCCAGCTTGCCACCAAGAAGGACGCCCTCGACGCCATCGCCACCTATGCCAAGGAACACCCCACCGGCCCCATCCGGGGCTTTGGCTGGCGGGTGGACATGTTCCCGCCCGAAGGCCCCACCCGGGCCGATCTCGATGCCGTCCTGCCCGATCGCCCGGGCTTCTTCTTCGCCATTGACGGGCACAGCCTGTGGGCCAATTCCAAGGCGCTGGAGATGGCCGGCGTCAATCGCGACACGCCCGACCCGATCCCGCGCTTCAGCTATTTCGTGCGCGACCAGAAGGGCGATCCCACCGGCTATGTGCTGGAGGTGAACGCGGTGCTGAGCCTCGTCAACGCCATCGAGCCGATCTCGGGCGCGGCCATGGCCGAGCTCCTGGAGGGCTGGCTGCCCAAGGCGGCGGCGGCGGGCATCACCACCGTGTTCGATGCCGGCGTGCCGCCCGTGGGCGGCGATGAGGGGGCGCTCATCGCCCTTTATGCGGAGTCGGAAAAGCGCGGCGTGCTGCCCTTCCGCGTCGTCGCCTCCTGCTCGGTGAAGGGCCCGCCCATCGACACTGCGGTGGCGGTGCTGAAAGACGTGCGCAGCCGGGTTTCAACCGAGCTGGTGCAGGTGAACGTGGTCAAGGTCATCGGCGACGGCTCGCAGGGCGGCTATACGGCCTGGCTCAACGCGCCCTATGCGGACAAGCCGGACAGCACGGGCGGCTCGCCCTTCACCGTGGAGCAGTGGCACCAGCTCATCGGCGCGGTGGATGGGGCCGGCTATGACGTCCATGTCCATGCCTGCGGCGAGCGGACCGCGCAGGTGGCCCTCGACGCCTTTGAGAAGGCCATCGCCACCAACCCGCCGCGCGACCGCCGCCACGCCATCGCCCATCTCGTCTATGTGGAAGACGCGGACAATGCCCGCTTCGGCAAGCTCAACGTCACCGCGCAATTCTCCGCCAACTGGTCCTCGGCTGATCCCGATACGCTCAAGAACATGCGCGAGCGCCTGGGCGAAAAGCGCGCCACCAACATGTACCGCACCAAGACCGTGCTGAAGGAAGGCGGGCGCGTCTCCTTCGGCACCGACTGGCCGGCGGCGGGCTATTTCTCCACCTACAAGCCGCTGGATTCCATCGAGGTGGGCGTGACCCGCCAATTGGTGGGCCAGCCCGATGCCCCGGTCCTCGTGCCCACCGACGAGCGCCTCACCGTGGAAGAGGCGATCCACGCCAACACCCTGGGGGCGGCCTATCAGCTGCGCCTCGACGACAAGATCGGCTCCATCGCGGTGGGCAAGCTGGCGGACCTCATCGTCCTCGACCGCGACATCCTGAAGGGTGATCCCCACGACATCCACAAGGCCAAGGTGGAACTGACCCTCATGAACGGGAAGGTCCGCCACCAGGCGTGACCGACCGGGCGGTGGAACGTTCCCGCCTTCCGCCGCCTGTGCCGGCTTTGGGGCCTGCGGTCGGGTTGTACCGGAGACCCTAATCGGTTTGACTGGCGCCCGGCGGGCCGAAGCGCCCGGCCTGTGGGGTGACCTGAGCGACCGATGACTTATCCGACCTGGGACGAAGGCCATGCGCGGCGCGTGCAGGCCATGGTCATGCTGCAGGGGGGCGCGATGACGCTCCTCGGGCTGAGCTGGTTCGCCTGGGCCCTGTCGATGCATCGTCCCCTCCTGGCCGTCACCGATCTGGCGCTGGGCATTGCCGGGGTCACGCTCTTCAGTCTCGTGGCACGCGGGCGGCTGCGCACGGCGACCATCCTCACCGCCCATGTCTCACCCCTCCTGCTCGCGCTGCTGTGCCTGTTCGACAACCCGTCCCCCGACATTCCCCGCTCCACCCACCTCTTCTTCCTGCCCATGGCGGCGGGCGGCTATTTCGCCTTCCGGCAGCACGACATCTATCTGCGGCTCGTGCTTCCGGCGGTCTATCTGGTGGCCTTCCTCGTCTTCGCGTTGACGCCGCTGAAGTTTACCGACCCCGCTTGGCTGATCCCCCCTTTCGCCGAATGGACGGCGGCCTGGCTGAACACGGTGTGCGCCCTGCTGGCGCTCGTGGTCACGGTGGTGCTGATGCATGCGGATTTGACCGAGCGCCATGCGCGGGAAAAGGAACTGCGCAGCGCCATCGCCCGCGCCGATTTCACCCTTCACTTCCAGCCGCAGGTGGATCTGGAGCGTCGCGTGCTCGGCGCCGAGGCGCTGTTGCGCTGGCGCCATCCCACGCGGGGCGAGGTGGGACCGGACGCGTTCATCGCGCTTGCGGAGGAAACCGGCCTGATCGTGCCCATCGGCGACTGGGTGCTGCGCGCCGCCTGCGCCCAGCTCGCCCGGTGGCACGCGCGGCCCGAGACCGCCCATCTCACCCTCGCGGTGAACATCAGCGCGTCCCAGTTCCTCCAGCCGGACTTCGTGGAGACGGCCATCGGCGTCATCCAGCGCAGCGGCGTCGCCCCCTCGAAGCTTCGGCTGGAGCTGACGGAAAGCATGTCCACCGACGACATCGCCGCCACCGCCGCCAAGATGCAGGCGCTGCGCGAGATCGGCATCGTCTGGTCGCTAGACGATCTGGGCTCGGGCTATTCCACCTTGCAGGGCCTCAGCCGCCTGCCCTTCGGCCAGATCAAGATCGACCAGTCCTTCGTCGCCACGATGGGCTCCGACACGCCCGACACGCACATCGTCGAGGCGGTCACCACCCTCAGCGCGCGCCTGAGCCTCGCGCTGGTGGCCGAGGGGGTGGAGACCGAGGAACAGTTCCGCAAGCTCGTGGAACTGGGATGCCGGGGCTTCCAGGGCTATCTGTTCGGCCGCCCCATGGAGGTCGGCGCTTTCGAGGCAGCGCTCCTCGCCGACACGCCGCGCGCTTGACCCTGGCGGCCCCGACAGAGCCCTAGGCCACAGCGCGCATCCCCCGCTCCCGCGGGACATTGGCAGGCGCGGGTGTTCGGTCGAGGGCGACCTCCTCCCATTGCCCACGGGCGTTGCGGAGGGACAGCATGGGGCGCACGCCGCTGTGGCGCGTGGGACCGGGGAGCCGCGTCGCCCACGCTTTCCCCCCGGACCGGTCCTGGCCGCACTGCCCCTCGGCTCAGTCCTGCGCGCGGAAATAGCCCGCATGCGCGATGTCGCTGAGCAGGCCGGGGCCGTCCGGCTGCCAGCCGAGACGAGCGCGGGTGGCGGCGCTGGAGGCGGACTGGTCGAGGGCGGCGAAGCCTTCGAACCAGCCGAAATGGCGCCGCGCCTCCCCCGGCGAAAGCGAGACGCAGGGCAGGCCCAGCCCCTCGGCGATGGCCTTCGCGATCTCCCGGAACGGGACACCCTCCTCGGCCACCGCGTGGCAGGTCACGCTTGCCGGCCCCCGCTCCACCGTCAGGCGATAGGCGCGGGCGGCATCGCGCACATGCACCGCCGGCCAGACATTGGCGCCCTGCCCCCCATAGCCCGAGACGCCGCTGCGCCGGGCCATCTCGATCAGCATGGGGACGAAGCCATGATCCCCCGGACCGTGCACGGAGGGGGGCAGGCGCATGACGCTGGTGGAAATGCCCCGCGCGCTCAACGTCTCCGCCGCCCATTCGGAGGCGCGGGGATAGCGCTCCGAGGGCGGAAGCGCCCGGTCGGTCTCAACGGCGCGCCGTCCCGCCGCGTCCAGAGCGGCAAGCCCGCTGGTCACCACGAAGGGCTTTCCCGACGCCCCCTCCCCCAGCGCCAGGATCGCCGCGCGATCGATGGCACAGGATTGCGCGAAGCGGGCGAAGTCGTGGATGAAGCCCGTATGGATCACCGCATCGGCCACGGCGGCTCCGCTGCGCAACACCGCGTGGGCCTCCAGGTCCCCTGCCAGGGGCTCCGCCCCCATGGCCCGCAGCCGCGCCGCGCTCGCCGCCGACCGGGCGAGCCCCAGCACCTCATGCCCCTGGGCCAGCAATTCCTCGACCACCGCCACGCCGACAAAGCCCGTGGCCCCCGTGACAAACACCTTCATGGTCGCTCTCCGTCTTGTGCCGGGGCGCACTATGGGCCAGGATTTATCCAGTTAAAGATGTGACCTTATAGGGGTATAATGACTGACA
This genomic interval from Aquabacter sp. L1I39 contains the following:
- a CDS encoding YoaK family protein, with the protein product MRYLLPSLLCFNAGFVDAAGFVTLHGLFTAHVTGNIVTFAAAIANGEMPALAKIIAVPVFCLVVVCARLVSHASLARGHDDFRILMGAKLILLAHAAVVAIHVGVLPDPDAPAAVMMGMTLVGAMALQNALHRTHLTDAPPSTVMTGTMTQVLLDVAHVWRPPPGGDLAPVRARLKRQGLFFVSFCGGCAAAALAYLAVGIWCFLVPPLVALAEILSLPAKPADAKPARG
- the tcuB gene encoding tricarballylate utilization 4Fe-4S protein TcuB, whose amino-acid sequence is MTAHSTALQEAERLMTVCNSCRYCEGLCAVFPAMEMRRSFAAGDLNYLANLCHSCGACYYDCQFSPPHEFNVNVPRTLAEVRNDTYATYAWPRPLAGLFRRNGLSVALFAALSVAGFLFGFMALNDPAVMFGTQVGQGAFFRLMPHGAMVGLFGAAFLYAILALFMGLRAFWRDMEARNPLPTDAPSLWQAMKDAGRLRYLDGGGVGCMNADEKPTDNRRIYHHLTFYGFALCFAATSVATLYAYLLDRHSPYPWWDLPVVLGTLGGIGLVIGPAGLFLAKKARDPMMMDETRKGMDAAFLAMLFLTALTGLLLLVARATPAMGTLLAIHLGFVFGFFLTMPYGKFVHGLYRYAALVRYAKERHRELAGH
- a CDS encoding MgtC/SapB family protein, which encodes MPFITSFHPDEFVSTLFSLTVAFAMGTLIGAERQYRQRMAGLRTNVLVAIGACQFVDMSMQLDGASGAVRVIAYVVSGIGFLGAGVIMKDGANVSGLNTAATLWCSAAVGACAGADLVAQAVALTLFVLAGNTLLRPLVRWLERRPQSEETEACYEVIILGSSAAAVDLQAHVARVLEEASFPVADIEVVERPNDMVELTAQLVSSTASKAELDTLMGRLRTMEAVSSAHWFRSAGGE
- the tcuA gene encoding FAD-dependent tricarballylate dehydrogenase TcuA yields the protein MAASSALGRHWDVLVVGGGNAALCAAIAARRQGASVLVLEAASRFYRGGNTRHTRNMRCAHDSATDTLTGPYSEEEFFDDLLRVTQGHTDEDLARFMIARSKDMLTWITEQGVRFQPSLGGTLSLGRTNSFFLGGGRAMLNALYLTAERLGVEVSYDSEVVGLTLEGGTFRSARVRHAGGTAEVTARALVAAAGGFEANIEWLKEYWGPPAENFLIRGTPNNRGTMLRMLLDQGVKEVGDPTQCHAVAIDARAPKFDGGIITRLDCVVFGIVVNNKAERFYDEGEDFWPKRYAIWGRLVAQQPDQIAYIVFDAKSLTSFMPSLYPPISAPTLEELAGKLNLDPAKFAATVKGFNGAIVPGGSFDHTVLDDCRTEGLTPPKTHWARPVDTAPFYAYPVRPGITFTYLGVRVNEEARMQMADGTKAKNMFAAGEIMAGNVLGRGYAAGIGMTIGSVFGRCAGTSAAAAAARA
- a CDS encoding MipA/OmpV family protein encodes the protein MFFASLGARALGSVVALGLLASGAMAADVKTIFDQPAQKENWYIIIGGAGIVEPDYAGSSSYRIVPSFLFSMSKESELYDFHSIDDSPSIALLDIGRFAVGAAANLDWGRDADDSDRLRGMGDVSTTVQVGGFAEWFPAEWLRLRGELLYAAGGYSGIVGSMKADFIYNAPGGWGFAVGPRLYYAGTGYMDAYFGVTPYQSFVTTALLNPTRPYSPSAGFNQWGVTAQMTKQLGNGFTAGMYGTYLNLLGSAADSPLTQNTNQFEAGVSLTYSFNVGKGFW
- a CDS encoding protease, encoding MFELFLLLIGGPTLRRKWWVVATIGLLWLVVGVLLLIDALFNEVRIPADYFAIPLVIMAAVSFGAGVMSRSRMHRTMRFIKSAVCVIIILLLVDAPWHSDIVIAFLVGTLLIADAIWRAGSAYVVRFPAWRSALVLAGLEFLMGLWSYVPWPTHWRGEVGSDVAQLIIVAAVGVTAFGLRVRRLPQGVLLADILAQTRADRAGQTHPHVDVPELAAPQRFDDTLTVHVWTPTGGLAPLARGVQRYVVAQDETGAASTGHAALQLPPDLYISHYPAVEIERSPDQFARVLRATRENDVPGEFKPSYEKESAEWCPSTMQVRLVGINGAAVRRFWADYSTDSTYNLTYRNCSSAVARALDAAIEGRYAEEIRSPLFIIRLLSLPELWVAGLMHRRAAWMAWTPGMVLDYARAVSGILQMGGGRRSLRTLRAAARAQADAGHAPENK